From Neobacillus sp. PS2-9, the proteins below share one genomic window:
- a CDS encoding NAD(P)/FAD-dependent oxidoreductase, with protein sequence MKRPKIVILGAGYGGIITSKKLEKLLKSGEADVTLINKHDYHYITTQLHKTGVGTAADKQIAMSIPELIDPAKTYFKKGTVSSIDINTQEVHLEGGDTAPYDYLLIALGFEVETFGIPGIKEHAFEIRSFRSSKAIYNQIIKQLNLYKEDLDPARLTFVVAGGGFTGVEMLGELAEGLPKLCKQYEVPFEKVKIVAIEAAPSVIPFFPKESIEYTTEVLEKFNVELLTGMKILEYTPEKVYLENGMEIPTKTLIWSCGVKGNTIIQKCGLPMMKGKLPVDRYLRVENMRNIFSIGDCSLFMKDEKSSLPPTAQVALQQADICAKNIVATLRGSELKAFEYHHKGSVASIGNWAAVGKVGNFRLSGLFAAFMKQVIEARYLFNLGGPSLIFKQHIGVSHEQVKVTVKQ encoded by the coding sequence ATGAAAAGACCCAAAATCGTTATTTTAGGTGCAGGATACGGTGGGATTATTACGAGTAAGAAACTTGAGAAGTTGCTAAAATCGGGTGAAGCAGATGTAACTTTAATTAATAAACACGATTATCACTATATAACGACACAATTGCATAAAACAGGTGTCGGGACCGCAGCTGATAAACAAATTGCTATGTCTATTCCTGAACTAATTGATCCAGCCAAGACCTATTTTAAAAAGGGAACTGTGTCCTCAATCGATATTAATACCCAGGAAGTACACCTCGAAGGTGGCGATACTGCTCCGTATGATTACTTGTTAATTGCACTTGGATTTGAAGTGGAGACCTTCGGAATTCCTGGAATAAAAGAGCATGCATTTGAGATTCGAAGCTTTAGAAGTTCAAAAGCAATATATAATCAAATTATTAAACAACTAAACCTTTACAAAGAAGATCTAGATCCTGCACGCCTAACCTTTGTTGTTGCAGGTGGTGGATTTACAGGAGTTGAAATGCTTGGTGAACTTGCAGAAGGTCTTCCAAAGCTTTGTAAACAATACGAGGTGCCCTTTGAAAAAGTAAAAATTGTTGCGATTGAAGCTGCACCTTCCGTCATTCCTTTCTTCCCTAAAGAATCAATCGAGTATACAACTGAAGTGTTAGAAAAATTTAATGTTGAACTATTAACAGGAATGAAGATTTTAGAGTACACTCCCGAAAAGGTTTACCTTGAGAACGGTATGGAAATCCCAACAAAAACGTTAATCTGGTCTTGCGGGGTAAAAGGAAATACCATTATTCAAAAATGTGGCTTACCAATGATGAAAGGCAAACTTCCGGTAGACCGCTATTTACGGGTTGAGAATATGAGAAACATCTTTAGTATAGGTGATTGCTCATTATTCATGAAGGATGAAAAATCTTCTTTACCGCCTACTGCTCAAGTGGCTTTACAACAAGCGGATATTTGTGCAAAAAATATAGTTGCTACACTTCGTGGTAGTGAATTGAAAGCATTTGAATACCATCATAAAGGCTCTGTTGCCTCAATTGGAAACTGGGCAGCAGTAGGAAAGGTCGGAAACTTCCGTCTATCTGGGTTATTCGCTGCATTTATGAAACAGGTTATTGAGGCTCGTTACCTTTTTAACCTTGGTGGTCCTTCTTTAATTTTCAAACAGCACATAGGTGTCAGTCATGAACAAGTAAAAGTAACTGTTAAACAGTAG
- a CDS encoding VOC family protein, with translation MAFKIKKIDHIQLAAPKGCEEAARNFFGEILGLMEVEKPDELKKRGGVWFEFGTFQLHIGVEVPFSPAKKAHPAFVVENIEELKRHLSRNEITFQEDDNLPGASRIHVNDPFGNRLEFLEWE, from the coding sequence ATGGCATTTAAAATTAAAAAAATTGACCATATCCAACTTGCGGCACCAAAAGGCTGCGAAGAGGCTGCAAGAAACTTTTTTGGGGAAATTCTTGGACTAATGGAGGTAGAGAAGCCAGATGAATTAAAAAAGCGAGGTGGAGTTTGGTTTGAGTTTGGAACATTCCAGCTCCATATTGGCGTCGAAGTTCCTTTCTCACCTGCAAAAAAGGCTCATCCTGCGTTTGTTGTTGAAAATATTGAGGAATTAAAAAGACACCTGAGTAGAAATGAGATCACATTTCAAGAGGATGATAATCTTCCTGGAGCCAGCCGCATTCATGTAAATGACCCATTTGGTAATCGACTTGAATTTCTAGAATGGGAATAA
- a CDS encoding ABC transporter permease codes for MNKLIQNEMMKLIAKKRLIVIAIIIGVLVVLFTYAQYKQVETQREKLGTSDWRTILQQQIVDTTNRLSSSRITDEWKKQLQISLQQQQYYLDHDINPAEPGAPTFMRVFFENSIDLFIPLMVMVIASDLVSSEHSLGSIKLLLTRPVRRWKVLLSKYITLCLAVSLIIAIAGILSYLISGLVFGYSGWGAPILTGFNVTESGLNTSEVKLISLWKFLLMDFGLVWFVSIVVGTLSFMLSVLIRSTAAGMGVMLAALISGAILSNMVSSWESAKYFFMVNLRLTDYMKGSAPPIEGMNLSFSMMVLFVWWAAALLVSFVVFTKKDVY; via the coding sequence TTGAATAAATTGATTCAAAATGAAATGATGAAATTGATTGCCAAAAAAAGGCTAATAGTCATTGCCATCATTATTGGCGTTTTAGTGGTGTTATTTACATATGCACAATATAAACAGGTTGAAACGCAACGAGAGAAATTAGGTACTAGTGATTGGCGTACGATTTTGCAGCAGCAAATTGTGGATACCACTAACCGGTTGAGTAGTAGTCGAATCACTGATGAATGGAAGAAACAACTGCAAATATCCTTACAGCAACAGCAATATTATCTTGACCATGATATTAATCCTGCTGAGCCTGGCGCACCTACATTTATGAGGGTCTTTTTTGAAAATTCGATTGACCTGTTTATTCCTTTAATGGTTATGGTTATTGCCAGTGATTTAGTTTCCTCTGAGCATAGTTTAGGGTCAATTAAGCTTTTGCTGACGAGGCCGGTAAGAAGATGGAAGGTATTATTGAGCAAATATATCACACTGTGTTTAGCTGTATCGTTAATTATTGCCATCGCAGGGATCCTTTCTTATCTTATTTCTGGATTGGTTTTTGGATATAGCGGATGGGGGGCACCCATTTTAACAGGGTTTAATGTGACGGAATCGGGATTAAATACTTCAGAGGTGAAGCTCATCAGCCTGTGGAAGTTCCTGCTAATGGACTTTGGGCTAGTATGGTTTGTCTCTATCGTTGTTGGAACACTCTCGTTCATGTTATCTGTTTTAATTCGAAGTACAGCAGCAGGCATGGGAGTGATGCTGGCTGCTCTCATCTCAGGAGCCATTTTAAGTAATATGGTTTCATCATGGGAATCGGCTAAGTATTTCTTTATGGTCAACCTACGTTTAACAGATTATATGAAGGGTTCTGCTCCTCCAATCGAAGGAATGAACCTCTCCTTTTCAATGATGGTGTTATTCGTTTGGTGGGCAGCAGCATTACTCGTATCATTTGTAGTCTTTACAAAAAAAGATGTTTATTAA
- a CDS encoding ABC transporter ATP-binding protein, translated as MEKKITLEVKNLKKEIGRKEIIKGLTFELREGEVFGFLGPNGAGKTTTIRMLVGLIKPTSGSIQICGYNIETHFYEAMKNLGCIVENPELYPYLSGYNNLLHFARMIEGIGEERIKEVTELVGLSERIHDKVKTYSLGMRQRLGIAQALLGKPKVLILDEPTNGLDPAGIREMRQFIRFLAEKEGLSVLVSSHLLSEIQLLCDRVAIISKGTVIRTDTVHHLLSNREKVVWQVHPIETGRNILASLTAIEEREDGRIMTEFDERKIPEWNKQLVLAGVSVTEMNRKMPVLEDLFLELTGGDSIE; from the coding sequence ATGGAGAAAAAAATTACATTAGAAGTAAAAAATTTAAAAAAAGAAATCGGAAGAAAAGAAATCATTAAAGGGTTAACTTTTGAATTACGTGAGGGTGAAGTGTTTGGTTTCTTGGGACCGAATGGAGCTGGGAAAACAACAACGATCCGTATGCTTGTTGGTCTAATAAAGCCAACCTCCGGAAGTATCCAAATTTGTGGATACAATATTGAAACTCATTTTTATGAGGCAATGAAAAACCTTGGCTGTATTGTTGAAAACCCAGAATTATATCCCTATCTTTCAGGGTATAATAACCTGCTTCATTTTGCCCGAATGATTGAAGGAATTGGAGAAGAGCGAATCAAAGAGGTGACAGAATTAGTTGGCCTTAGTGAAAGGATTCATGATAAAGTGAAAACCTACTCATTGGGGATGAGACAGCGTCTAGGTATTGCTCAAGCCTTGTTAGGAAAACCGAAAGTGCTAATTCTTGATGAGCCAACTAATGGGTTGGATCCGGCTGGAATCCGTGAAATGCGCCAGTTCATTCGCTTTTTAGCAGAGAAAGAAGGACTAAGCGTCCTTGTCTCCAGTCATTTATTAAGCGAAATTCAATTACTCTGCGATCGAGTTGCTATTATTTCAAAAGGCACAGTCATTCGGACTGATACAGTTCATCATTTGTTGTCAAATCGGGAAAAAGTAGTTTGGCAAGTTCATCCGATTGAAACGGGAAGAAACATATTAGCTTCCTTAACAGCGATTGAAGAGAGAGAAGATGGTAGGATTATGACAGAATTTGACGAGCGAAAAATTCCAGAATGGAATAAACAGCTTGTTCTTGCAGGTGTTTCTGTTACTGAAATGAATCGAAAAATGCCAGTACTTGAAGATTTATTCCTCGAACTTACTGGGGGTGACTCCATTGAATAA
- a CDS encoding SGNH/GDSL hydrolase family protein: MSKNVIRSITAIAVLFCLVWLVGLGWAVGEYYAGNKEKVPERSTATNEVKNTKGLTIVALGDSLTRGTGDETGKGYVGILMDEIKEKTKRPVQLTNLGINGQRSDQLRKQVQEKEVGRQIEKADLVLVTIGGNDLFRGGQGLNDYGTGDISTIEKKYLENLKVIFEQIRRNNPTANVFFIGLYNPFIDLDQGKEMSKVVRHWNYDSAEISAAFPKIIFVPTFDLFELKVNDYLYSDKFHPNSKGYRLIAERVASLLTW; this comes from the coding sequence ATGAGTAAGAATGTCATACGTTCTATTACTGCCATCGCCGTATTATTTTGCCTCGTCTGGCTTGTAGGGCTCGGCTGGGCGGTAGGGGAGTATTATGCTGGGAACAAAGAAAAGGTTCCGGAAAGATCCACTGCTACCAATGAAGTCAAGAACACAAAGGGCCTGACGATAGTGGCTTTAGGTGATTCGTTAACAAGAGGAACCGGTGACGAAACGGGTAAAGGCTATGTAGGAATTTTAATGGATGAAATAAAAGAAAAGACCAAACGCCCTGTTCAACTAACGAACCTTGGCATAAATGGACAAAGATCAGATCAACTTCGTAAACAGGTTCAAGAGAAAGAAGTGGGGAGACAAATTGAAAAAGCTGATTTAGTTCTTGTAACAATTGGTGGAAACGATTTGTTCCGTGGGGGACAAGGATTAAATGACTATGGAACAGGAGATATTTCCACCATTGAGAAAAAATATCTTGAAAACCTAAAGGTTATTTTTGAACAAATCCGAAGAAATAATCCTACTGCCAATGTTTTCTTTATTGGCTTGTATAATCCATTCATCGATTTGGATCAAGGGAAAGAAATGTCGAAGGTCGTTCGTCATTGGAATTATGATAGTGCAGAAATAAGTGCAGCTTTTCCAAAGATTATTTTCGTTCCAACCTTTGACTTATTTGAGTTAAAAGTCAATGATTATCTGTATTCTGATAAGTTTCATCCAAATTCAAAAGGATACCGTTTAATTGCAGAACGTGTAGCCTCATTGCTCACCTGGTAA
- the hmpA gene encoding NO-inducible flavohemoprotein — MLEQKTIEIIKSTVPVLEKHGETITTRFYQLMFGNHPELLNIFNHANQKQGRQQKALAGTVYAAAMYIDNLEAILPVVKQIAHKHRSLGIKPEHYPIVGKHLLLAIKDVLGDAATDEIIDAWGQAYNLIADAFISVEAEMYEEAATQDGGWDGFRNFVVDRKVVESDVITSFYLKPEDKKGIATFIPGQYISIKMEIGGEEFTHIRQYSLSDAPGRDYYRISVKREAGTENPDGMVSNYLHDDVKEGNLLKVSAPAGDFILDTEKNTPVVLLSGGVGLTPMMSMLKTLVEIQPSREVTFVHAVANSNVHALRNEVEELSKLETVNSFFFYDSPTEEDRMNNRFDVEGYITREWLEDKVSVDHADFYFCGPVPFMKAINRSLKDLGVKEDRIHFEFFGPMGNLEE, encoded by the coding sequence TTGTTAGAACAAAAAACAATTGAAATTATTAAATCTACTGTACCAGTACTAGAAAAGCATGGAGAAACGATTACTACACGATTCTATCAACTTATGTTTGGAAATCATCCTGAACTATTAAATATCTTTAATCATGCGAACCAAAAACAAGGACGCCAACAAAAAGCATTAGCAGGCACAGTTTATGCTGCCGCAATGTACATTGATAACCTAGAAGCCATTCTTCCAGTAGTAAAACAGATTGCCCATAAGCACAGAAGTCTTGGGATTAAACCCGAGCATTATCCGATTGTTGGAAAGCATTTGTTACTAGCAATTAAGGATGTATTAGGAGATGCAGCCACTGATGAGATCATTGATGCTTGGGGTCAAGCCTATAACCTAATTGCTGACGCCTTTATCAGTGTCGAGGCTGAGATGTATGAGGAGGCTGCAACGCAAGATGGCGGCTGGGATGGATTCCGAAATTTTGTTGTAGACCGAAAAGTAGTTGAAAGCGATGTAATTACCTCTTTTTACTTAAAACCAGAAGATAAAAAGGGAATTGCCACATTTATTCCCGGTCAGTATATTAGCATCAAGATGGAAATTGGTGGAGAAGAGTTTACGCATATTCGTCAATACAGCTTATCCGATGCTCCAGGAAGAGACTATTACAGAATTAGTGTGAAACGAGAAGCGGGAACTGAAAATCCTGACGGAATGGTATCAAACTATCTTCATGATGATGTTAAGGAAGGCAATCTATTAAAAGTAAGTGCACCAGCTGGTGATTTTATTCTTGATACGGAAAAGAATACACCTGTTGTTTTACTTAGTGGTGGAGTAGGATTAACACCAATGATGAGTATGTTAAAAACGCTAGTTGAAATTCAGCCTAGTAGGGAAGTAACTTTTGTACATGCAGTTGCGAATAGTAATGTGCATGCACTTAGAAATGAAGTGGAAGAGCTATCAAAGCTAGAAACAGTTAATTCCTTTTTCTTCTATGATTCCCCTACTGAAGAAGATCGAATGAATAATCGTTTTGATGTAGAAGGATATATTACACGTGAATGGTTGGAAGATAAGGTTTCTGTAGATCATGCAGACTTCTACTTCTGTGGACCGGTTCCTTTTATGAAGGCAATCAATCGCTCTTTAAAAGACCTAGGAGTAAAGGAAGATAGAATTCACTTTGAATTCTTTGGCCCAATGGGTAATTTAGAAGAATAG
- a CDS encoding DegV family protein gives MNKAKIAWITDTTASLSKEFIEQNHIHVIPLHVVINDEFYKETVDITEEEFYERMKNEEGKFQSSQPSISDFVDLYNQLKGEYDFGVAIHASSLLTGTYQSSVMAAEMEDFKLYALDSQTGSFPLSFLVKRGIELADQGLEINDIMTQLNGLLDQTRLYLVPSNLDQLHKSGRVSGSQKILASLFNIKPILSIEEGAAKIKDKVRTEKKVIAWLVNKLKEDLETKSVKKVAIVHANDIKKATELEKVIIENIPGIETEILMLITVAGVHTGVGTIGLSWVCE, from the coding sequence ATGAATAAGGCAAAGATTGCGTGGATCACTGATACGACTGCATCTCTAAGTAAAGAATTTATAGAGCAGAATCATATACATGTAATTCCCCTGCACGTTGTAATTAATGATGAATTTTACAAGGAAACAGTTGATATTACTGAAGAAGAATTTTATGAAAGAATGAAAAATGAGGAAGGTAAATTTCAATCCTCTCAGCCCTCTATTTCTGACTTTGTAGACTTATATAATCAATTGAAGGGCGAGTACGATTTTGGAGTAGCCATTCACGCTTCTAGCCTTCTAACTGGAACCTATCAATCATCCGTAATGGCAGCTGAAATGGAAGACTTTAAACTATATGCACTCGATTCGCAAACGGGTTCGTTTCCTCTTTCCTTTTTAGTTAAAAGAGGAATTGAACTTGCTGACCAGGGCTTGGAAATAAATGATATTATGACCCAACTAAACGGACTTCTTGACCAAACTCGCTTATACCTAGTTCCTTCAAACCTAGATCAACTTCATAAAAGCGGCAGGGTGTCAGGTAGCCAAAAAATATTAGCATCCCTTTTTAACATAAAGCCCATTTTATCGATTGAAGAAGGCGCAGCCAAAATTAAAGACAAAGTTCGTACAGAGAAAAAGGTCATTGCTTGGCTTGTAAATAAATTGAAAGAGGACCTTGAAACCAAATCTGTGAAAAAGGTTGCCATTGTTCATGCAAACGATATCAAAAAAGCAACAGAACTGGAAAAGGTAATTATAGAAAACATTCCTGGTATCGAAACGGAAATATTAATGCTTATTACGGTTGCAGGAGTGCATACGGGTGTTGGTACAATTGGGTTGTCTTGGGTATGTGAATAA
- a CDS encoding YdcF family protein, with protein MKNKKRMLSYLSILVALGLIYVGVLQFKISQHIQTEVPKHADYIIVLGARVKGTVPSLAFASRIKAAASYLKENENTIAIASGGKGPGEDISEAESIRRELIKLGISESRILMENRSTDTYENIKYSMKLIPKNAQSGLVVTNTFHIYRAVSIASDQGLDVEGLPAKTPVQAVVKSYTREYLAITKFYLKRYLLD; from the coding sequence ATGAAAAATAAGAAAAGGATGTTGTCCTATTTGAGTATTCTTGTGGCACTAGGACTGATTTATGTTGGTGTATTACAGTTTAAGATTAGTCAACATATTCAAACAGAAGTGCCCAAACATGCAGATTATATCATTGTTCTAGGGGCAAGGGTAAAAGGAACTGTTCCTTCTCTTGCATTTGCAAGTCGTATTAAGGCGGCTGCTAGTTATTTAAAGGAAAACGAAAATACCATTGCTATTGCTTCTGGTGGGAAAGGTCCTGGTGAGGATATTTCTGAGGCTGAGTCGATTAGAAGAGAGCTAATTAAGTTGGGCATAAGTGAGTCTCGCATACTAATGGAAAACCGCTCTACTGATACCTATGAGAATATTAAATACTCAATGAAGTTGATTCCGAAAAATGCACAGTCAGGATTAGTTGTGACCAATACGTTTCATATTTATCGTGCGGTTTCTATAGCAAGTGACCAGGGTTTAGATGTAGAAGGACTACCTGCAAAAACTCCCGTACAAGCTGTCGTGAAATCATATACTCGTGAATACTTAGCCATTACAAAGTTTTATTTAAAGAGATACTTACTAGATTAA
- a CDS encoding GNAT family N-acetyltransferase, translating into MKPILLDFPEEFSTKRLLIRKPMPGDGKDVYDAMQASMNELKEWMPWAHREQTVEDVEVNMRDAHAKFLTREDLRLHLYDKETGEFIGSSGLHRINWHVPKFEIGYWIDTRHSGKGYITEATKAITEFAFTELKARRVEIRCDYNNTKSRAIPEKLDFTLEGILKNDGLSADGKEVRDTCVYAKIK; encoded by the coding sequence ATGAAACCGATATTATTAGACTTTCCAGAGGAGTTTTCCACCAAGCGACTACTAATTCGCAAACCGATGCCTGGAGATGGCAAGGACGTATATGATGCGATGCAAGCTTCCATGAACGAATTGAAAGAATGGATGCCATGGGCCCACAGAGAACAAACTGTAGAGGATGTAGAAGTAAATATGAGGGATGCTCATGCGAAGTTTTTAACACGTGAAGACTTACGGCTGCATCTCTATGATAAAGAAACCGGGGAATTTATTGGTTCATCAGGCTTGCATAGAATTAACTGGCATGTGCCAAAGTTTGAAATTGGCTATTGGATTGATACCCGACATAGTGGAAAGGGCTATATTACTGAGGCAACAAAAGCTATCACAGAATTTGCCTTTACTGAGCTTAAGGCCCGCAGAGTGGAAATTCGTTGTGACTATAATAATACGAAAAGCCGTGCAATCCCAGAAAAATTAGATTTTACATTAGAGGGAATCTTAAAAAATGATGGATTGTCGGCTGATGGGAAAGAAGTAAGAGATACGTGTGTATATGCAAAGATTAAATAA
- the proS gene encoding proline--tRNA ligase: protein MAKEFVKDVTAMDEDFAQWYTDVVTKADLIDYSSVRGSMIIRPYGYALWDNIKNELDRRIKETGHENVYMPLFIPESLLQKEKDHVEGFAPEVAWVTHGGSEELAERLVVRPTSEVLFCEHYSNIIHSYRDLPKLYNQWANVVRWEKTTRPFLRTLEFLWQEGHTAHATDEEAMEETIKMLNVYAAVCEEILAIPVVKGQKTEKEKFAGAKATFTIESLMHDGKALQSGTSHHFGTGFAEAFNIQYTDKEGKLQYVHQTSWGFTTRIIGALIMVHGDDRGLVIPPKAAPTQVMIVPIAQHKEGVLDFAYDLKKSLGQVARVDIDASDKKPGWKFNEYEMKGVPVRLEVGPKDIENKQVVLVRRDTLEKVIVPMDELETKLVALLDEIQSNLYNKALNHREERTSVATTLPELKETLEAKPGFIKAMWCEDVACEDKIKEEIGATSRCMPFEQEQVSDKCVCCGKEATKMVYWAKAY from the coding sequence ATGGCAAAGGAATTTGTAAAAGATGTTACTGCGATGGATGAGGACTTCGCACAGTGGTATACAGATGTTGTAACAAAAGCTGATTTAATCGACTATTCAAGCGTTCGCGGATCGATGATTATCCGTCCGTATGGATATGCTTTATGGGATAACATTAAAAATGAATTAGATCGTCGAATCAAAGAAACAGGACATGAAAATGTCTATATGCCTCTATTCATTCCAGAAAGCTTACTACAAAAGGAAAAAGACCATGTTGAAGGCTTTGCTCCTGAAGTAGCATGGGTTACACACGGCGGTTCTGAAGAGTTAGCAGAGCGTCTAGTTGTTCGCCCAACTTCTGAGGTTCTTTTCTGTGAGCACTATAGCAATATTATTCATTCGTATAGAGATTTACCAAAGCTTTATAATCAGTGGGCTAACGTAGTTCGTTGGGAAAAAACAACACGTCCATTCTTACGTACATTAGAGTTTTTATGGCAAGAAGGCCATACAGCCCATGCAACGGATGAAGAGGCAATGGAAGAGACCATTAAAATGCTAAATGTATATGCAGCCGTTTGTGAAGAAATCCTTGCGATTCCAGTTGTAAAGGGACAAAAAACGGAAAAAGAAAAGTTTGCTGGTGCAAAAGCGACATTTACCATTGAAAGCTTAATGCATGATGGAAAAGCATTACAGTCTGGTACCTCTCACCACTTTGGTACAGGTTTTGCGGAAGCCTTTAACATTCAGTACACGGATAAAGAAGGTAAACTACAGTATGTTCACCAAACATCTTGGGGCTTTACAACAAGAATCATTGGGGCGCTAATCATGGTTCATGGTGATGACCGCGGTCTAGTCATTCCTCCAAAAGCAGCACCAACACAAGTGATGATTGTGCCAATTGCTCAGCATAAAGAAGGCGTTTTAGACTTTGCATATGATTTGAAAAAGTCACTCGGGCAGGTGGCTCGAGTTGATATTGATGCAAGCGATAAAAAGCCAGGCTGGAAATTCAATGAGTATGAAATGAAAGGTGTTCCAGTTCGTTTAGAAGTTGGACCAAAAGACATTGAAAATAAACAGGTTGTTTTAGTAAGACGTGATACTTTAGAAAAAGTGATCGTTCCTATGGATGAGTTAGAAACAAAACTTGTTGCGTTACTTGATGAGATCCAGTCTAATTTATACAACAAGGCATTGAATCATCGTGAAGAAAGAACTTCTGTTGCAACTACACTTCCTGAGTTAAAAGAAACTCTAGAAGCAAAGCCTGGCTTTATCAAGGCTATGTGGTGTGAAGATGTAGCTTGTGAGGACAAAATTAAAGAAGAAATTGGGGCAACATCAAGATGTATGCCATTTGAACAAGAACAAGTTTCTGATAAATGTGTATGCTGTGGCAAAGAAGCTACTAAGATGGTTTATTGGGCAAAAGCATACTAA
- a CDS encoding cupredoxin domain-containing protein, translating into MTIFSIISAVIVALGTGYSIFLVYRNKIKLNNTPGILLSMVIAIITGLLTGSIIGINSGETFLVVGVSMIIGFVIGFLAGHPIGLLAILMSSIFGLIGGINGAILGLFLQYINPTILLGILLGFYIVIIGFVIVYIYVTTNNKFSIDTNELSPFAIIAGGVVLVSLFLFMYSTDMVEVPGQSETTQTQANQETSTQKTPKTEVDVTKESSPKVKMLVTETGYTPNVIRVKKGVPVELEINNPLEDSCLSTFKIPDFNINNVNLKVGTTNLTFTPEKTGEFTFSCGMDMFKGTIIVE; encoded by the coding sequence ATGACTATTTTTTCAATCATATCGGCAGTGATCGTTGCGTTAGGGACTGGTTATTCTATTTTTCTTGTATACCGTAATAAAATAAAGCTGAATAACACCCCGGGTATCCTGCTTAGCATGGTGATTGCCATTATTACTGGCTTGTTAACTGGCAGTATCATTGGAATCAATTCGGGCGAGACATTCTTAGTCGTTGGCGTCAGCATGATCATAGGATTCGTTATTGGCTTCTTAGCAGGACACCCAATTGGGTTACTAGCAATACTGATGTCATCCATATTTGGATTAATCGGGGGAATTAATGGAGCCATTCTTGGGTTATTCTTACAATATATCAACCCTACCATTTTACTAGGTATATTATTAGGTTTCTATATTGTTATTATCGGATTTGTAATTGTCTATATTTATGTGACTACAAATAATAAATTTTCTATCGATACCAATGAGCTATCACCTTTTGCCATAATTGCAGGCGGAGTTGTACTAGTCTCACTGTTTTTGTTTATGTATAGCACGGATATGGTAGAGGTTCCTGGTCAAAGCGAGACGACACAAACCCAGGCTAATCAGGAAACTAGCACCCAAAAAACGCCTAAAACAGAGGTGGATGTCACTAAAGAAAGTTCACCTAAAGTAAAAATGCTCGTAACAGAAACTGGATATACACCAAACGTCATTCGTGTAAAAAAGGGTGTACCTGTAGAACTTGAAATTAACAATCCACTGGAAGATAGCTGTTTATCTACATTTAAGATTCCAGACTTTAATATTAACAATGTCAACTTAAAAGTAGGCACAACAAATCTTACCTTTACTCCTGAGAAGACAGGCGAATTCACCTTTAGCTGCGGTATGGACATGTTTAAAGGCACCATCATTGTTGAATAG
- a CDS encoding PepSY-associated TM helix domain-containing protein produces the protein MKKMKKAHLWIGLIASVLIFMESITGLLMNEPWLIGQTQMEGGRGNFQQGQFNRGQFRQGEGEANGQMQGPNGFNGTNPSQGQAGMQGGQVQGTGGFGRNRNFPEGVRGERLGQGSFMNTIRGLHEGRIGNTDVKWLIDLAAIAMMFLTGSGIYLSVQILRADNKRRKRQLENMEVL, from the coding sequence ATGAAGAAAATGAAAAAAGCGCACCTATGGATTGGCTTAATTGCATCAGTATTAATTTTTATGGAGTCTATTACAGGGCTACTAATGAATGAACCTTGGTTAATCGGTCAAACACAAATGGAAGGTGGAAGAGGAAACTTTCAACAAGGCCAATTTAATAGAGGACAATTCAGGCAGGGTGAGGGAGAAGCAAACGGCCAAATGCAAGGCCCGAATGGCTTTAATGGAACTAACCCATCACAGGGACAAGCTGGCATGCAGGGCGGACAAGTTCAAGGAACTGGTGGGTTTGGCAGAAATAGAAACTTTCCAGAGGGGGTTCGTGGAGAAAGGTTGGGACAAGGCTCATTCATGAATACAATCCGTGGTCTTCATGAAGGTAGAATTGGTAATACAGATGTGAAATGGTTAATTGATTTAGCAGCAATTGCGATGATGTTCCTTACTGGTTCAGGTATTTATTTATCTGTTCAAATCCTTCGTGCAGACAATAAAAGGAGAAAGCGTCAATTAGAGAACATGGAAGTTTTGTAA